The genomic window TTTCCATTGACCAGCGTTCTTTTTCCCGTTTGAGAAGCCGATTGTTTTCTGGGAGAGAAGCAAATATTTTTCGTCCGACGTGTACACCGTCAGGGTAATCGCCTCTTTTCTCATTTTGCAGGAGTGCGATCGCTTTTTGCATTAACCGAATTTCCCAACGTCCCAACTCCCCGTACACAAAAATGTGCATCAAACCACCAGGGGCTAACTTTTTCGCTAAGGCTTGTATCCCACGTATGGGGTCTGGTAAGTGATGTAATACACCAACGCAGTTAATTAAATCAAACTCACCTCGTAACTGTTCAACATCGTACAAACTCAGGTGATGAAATTCTACACGGTCAGCACCAGAACGTTGACAGCGTTCTTTTGCTACCTCTAAAGTCCCAGAACTCAGGTCAATTCCTACCACCTGTGCTTGGGGGTTGAGATGTACCAAATATTCCGTCCCCACACCTGAACCACAACCAGCATCTAAAATGCGGATATCTTGCTTTGGTGGTTTCCGTCCGGTACAAAAACTATAAGCTGCTAACCAATTCCATCGCCAATTGTAGCCAGGGGGTGGTTCATCTAGGATGGGTTCTGGCGGGAAAGGATACGTATCGTAGAGTTTGGCAACAGCATTACTAACAGTTTGGGGGTCGGACATGATGAGGAACAACGCAGCATTTCTGAGTTTAGCGGATAGGGGTAATTAGGACAAAGGTTATTATTCTCAGAAGATAGAAGATTTAAGACTATTACAAAGGAGCAGAAATATTACTCACAATCATTCTCAACTCATCTTGGGGGAAGGAAGTGTAGGGACTTATGGAGACTTGCTCAAAGCTGGACGCAGGGGTGATAACCTCACACCTCATCACATACCCTCAAATGCTTTCATGAAAGCCAAAGTCACAAGTTATACAACCAACAAAAGGATTGCCATGATGATGGAACATTTATCACCAGGAAAAGGAGGCCGTCATCGGCAAACAAACTCTTACGGCAAATCGCCTAATTTGAAATTGTCACCCAGAGAAGTATTAGCGAAAGAGATTCAGGATGTACGTTCTATTTATCTTCGGCAAGGTTTGTACAATAAAGATATCAGGTATAGCTTACAAACATTAATTAGAATGAATAAATTACAATGGAAAGATATTTTTGATAAAGAAAACATAAAATCATGAATCAAAACGATTTACTGACCATCTTAAAAAATAACTGCTTGATGCAAACAGAAGAACAAGTTGTCCAATTTGAAAATGCTTTAGCTGAACTAGCTGAAAATCCTGATGAGCAGTATTTATCTCAATACCATTTAATTTTGAATGATCAATGCGAACACCCAGAAGTTATGTTTGGATTAATCCATTTTCTTGAATCTTTTGAGGTTGAAAAACAAATTAAAGCATTAATTGAGGTTGTCCCTCAATTAATGATTACTGCACCTGAATGGACGAGAATTATTCATGACCGCATTCTCAATGATGAATCAGCCTGTCAACTTTACCAAAATCTTTTGCATTCAATCAACTTAGAAACACCACATTTTATCTATCATTTGTTAGAAGAAAGTGTTATTAATAAAATAGAATCAAAAGAAGAGTTATTAAGTATAAAAAGGGTGTCCTCAATTTAGGTAAGTAGGTGGAGGCTAAAAGAAACAACTGGATTAAGAAATCTAAATTGGTTAAAAACCTTATCTTTAAAATTTACGGCACTTTACATAAGTTTATATAGCTCAGTTTAATTGTGCCTACCTACCTACTTATCTTTTTTCAATCAATATTAAAATATTAGTGTCTCTTCTAGTGATATTCTTTTTAGTTTTATTCATCTTTGATATTAATTTTTAATATAAGCAAGAAATGATACGTAAAAAATAATAGATTAATTATATAAACTAGCTAAAAAATATAGTTATTTCTAATCTGTTCAAGATATAGTCCAATCTTCTAGGATTAACCCAGGGACATTTTCAAAATCTCTCCAGTTGCGGGTGACTACAATTCCATTTACAGATTTGGCGATCGCTGCAATACGTAAATCCTGTGTACCTATTCGTTTAAGCTTCTGAATAACCAAAGATTGATACATTTCGTAAGCACGATTATCAAAAGCCAATAATTGAATATTATTAAAAAAATTTATTTCATCTGCCAAGCCTTTGTAAGCCCATAGCAATTTGCTGTTTACTCTAAAAGCCTCATTATTGCTCTTGTTTATTTCATTCAACCATCCTTTCATTTTTTCCTCTAATGTAATTACAGTTACAGCTAAATTTTCGGGATTTTTTTTGCTTATACGCTTTGTTATGATTCTGTTTCCATTTTGGAGAAGTGATACGTGATCTGTATCTAAAATATACAATTGAGCCACTACAAATTATTCTCCGTATCATTTGTATTAACTGCTTGATTACGCTGCGTTAAATAAAATATTTTCATGATTTCATCTGCATTGTTGACTCCCATTTTTTCAAGCTCTTTATCAATTTCATTAATAAATTTTGCATGAGTTTCCTCCATTTTTGAATCAAGAGCATTCCGTTCTTCTTCTATATAAGCAATTACTTCATCAAAAAGAGGGTTATCCTTGTGCATTCCAGCAAATTTCAACCAAGGATTTTCTACAACTTCAGTTGCTGGAATTTCTACAGTTATAATTTTGGCAGTCTCTAAGCGACTTTGCAAACTTTGAATGAGGGTTTCTATCGCTGCTGTTTCTGTATTTCCTAAAGCTTGGCAATCTGGTAAACCTAGCAATGTTGCTTTAAATGTGCCATCTTCTTGGTTTTCAATTAAGACATCATAAGTTAACTTAGGTGCAGTATTGCTAGGAGAAGTTTTTACAACTAAATTCATGATATTTTAACCTGCAAATTCTTTATTGATTATAACTTTGCAGCAATCTA from Nostoc sp. UHCC 0870 includes these protein-coding regions:
- a CDS encoding Imm30 family immunity protein, yielding MNQNDLLTILKNNCLMQTEEQVVQFENALAELAENPDEQYLSQYHLILNDQCEHPEVMFGLIHFLESFEVEKQIKALIEVVPQLMITAPEWTRIIHDRILNDESACQLYQNLLHSINLETPHFIYHLLEESVINKIESKEELLSIKRVSSI
- a CDS encoding class I SAM-dependent methyltransferase, whose protein sequence is MSDPQTVSNAVAKLYDTYPFPPEPILDEPPPGYNWRWNWLAAYSFCTGRKPPKQDIRILDAGCGSGVGTEYLVHLNPQAQVVGIDLSSGTLEVAKERCQRSGADRVEFHHLSLYDVEQLRGEFDLINCVGVLHHLPDPIRGIQALAKKLAPGGLMHIFVYGELGRWEIRLMQKAIALLQNEKRGDYPDGVHVGRKIFASLPENNRLLKREKERWSMENQRDECFADMYVHPQEIDYNIDTLFELIDASGLEFIGFSNPSFWNLERLLGKAPELIERAEELSKRQNYRLIELLDPEVTHYEFFLGRPPITKADWSNDNALLSAIPELNPCIDGFPSKCVFNYDYQIINFSETEFEFLQKCDGNSTVAEILVEIQLGLDGVRTLMQQQLLILTPA
- a CDS encoding type II toxin-antitoxin system HicB family antitoxin — translated: MNLVVKTSPSNTAPKLTYDVLIENQEDGTFKATLLGLPDCQALGNTETAAIETLIQSLQSRLETAKIITVEIPATEVVENPWLKFAGMHKDNPLFDEVIAYIEEERNALDSKMEETHAKFINEIDKELEKMGVNNADEIMKIFYLTQRNQAVNTNDTENNL
- a CDS encoding type II toxin-antitoxin system VapC family toxin, whose translation is MAQLYILDTDHVSLLQNGNRIITKRISKKNPENLAVTVITLEEKMKGWLNEINKSNNEAFRVNSKLLWAYKGLADEINFFNNIQLLAFDNRAYEMYQSLVIQKLKRIGTQDLRIAAIAKSVNGIVVTRNWRDFENVPGLILEDWTIS